One window of the Aptenodytes patagonicus chromosome 5, bAptPat1.pri.cur, whole genome shotgun sequence genome contains the following:
- the UROD gene encoding LOW QUALITY PROTEIN: uroporphyrinogen decarboxylase (The sequence of the model RefSeq protein was modified relative to this genomic sequence to represent the inferred CDS: inserted 2 bases in 2 codons; deleted 2 bases in 1 codon) — translation MAAPMPRTEERGAGQDGGXTERAGQDGGVRRGGXYGKMAAPGAGRGGAGRAASGGNGGAGERRRRMEGGERHLPKGFPKLKNDTFLRAARGEETEHTPVWCMRQAGRYLPEFRETRAAQDFFATCRSPKLCCELTLQPLRRFPLDAAIIFSDILVVPQALGMEVVMVPGKGPVFTEPLKEVEDLLKLRQKVDVTAELGYVFQAITLTRHSLEGRVPLIGFSGAPWTLMSYMIEGGGSTTMAKAKSWLYRHPEASHRLLRLLADVITDYLVGQVAAGAQALQLFESHAGHLGPEQFQDFALPYIRDIAQAVKSKLKEEALPLVPMIIFAKDAHYALRDLAHAGYEVVGLDWTIRPQEARAQTGKDVTLQGNLDPCALYAPKEKIGELVKKMLEGFGTQRYIANLGHGLYPDMSPEHVGAFVEAVHAHSRHINKHS, via the exons atggcggcgcccaTGCCGCGTAcggaggagagaggagcagggcaAGATGGCG GCACAGAGAGGGCGGGGCAAGATGGCGGCGTACGGAGAGGCG ACTACGGCAAGATggcggcgccg ggggcggggcggggcggggcggggcgggcggcctcGGGAGGCaacgggggggctggggagcGGCGCAGGAGGATGGAAGGCGGCGAGCGGCACCT CCCCAAGGGCTTCCCCAAGCTGAAGAATGACACGTTCCTGCGAGCGGCACGTGGGGAGGAGACGGAGCACACCCCGGTGTGGTGTATGCGGCAGGCGGGGCGCTACCTGCCCG AGTTTCGGGAGACTCGGGCAGCGCAGGATTTCTTCGCCACTTGCCGGAGCCCCAAATTGTGCTGTGAGCTGACGCTGCAG CCGCTCAGACGATTCCCCCTGGATGCTGCCATCATCTTCTCCGACATCTTGGTGGTGCCCCAG GCACTGGGCATGGAGGTTGTCATGGTTCCCGGCAAAGGACCCGTGTTCACAGAGCCCCTGAAGGAGGTGGAGGATCTACTGAAACTGCGACAGAAGGTGGACGTGACTGCAGAGCTGGGTTATGTCTTCCAGGCCATCACGCTGACACGACACAGCCTGGAGGGCAGGGTGCCCCTTATCGGCTTCTCCGGGGCGCCT TGGACGCTCATGTCCTACATGATTGAAGGTGGTGGCTCCACTACAATGGCCAAGGCCAAGAGCTGGCTCTACCGTCACCCCGAGGCAAGCCACCGACTGTTGCGGCTGCTGGCTGATGTCATCACTGACTACCTGGTGGGGCAGGTGGCTGCTGGAGCGCAG GCGCTCCAGCTGTTTGAGTCCCATGCGGGGCACCTGGGCCCGGAGCAGTTTCAGGACTTTGCCCTGCCTTACATCCGAGACATCGCCCAGGCTGTCAAGAGCAAGCTAAAGGAGGAGGCGCTGCCCCTGGTGCCCATG atcATCTTTGCGAAGGATGCGCACTACGCGCTGCGTGATCTGGCCCATGCCGGTTACGAGGTGGTCGGTCTCGACTGGACCATCCGGCCCCAGGAAGCTCG tgCACAGACAGGGAAAGATGTCACCCTGCAAGGAAACCTGGATCCCTGTGCTCTCTACGCACCCAAG GAGAAGATTGGCGAGCTGGTGAAGAAGATGCTGGAGGGTTTTGGGACCCAACGCTACATCGCCAACCTGGGCCACGGCCTCTATCCCGACATGAGCCCCGAGCACGTGGGTGCCTTCGTTGAGGCTGTGCATGCTCATTCACGCCACATCAACAAGCACAGCTGA
- the HECTD3 gene encoding E3 ubiquitin-protein ligase HECTD3 isoform X2, giving the protein MEQDEAAVEKLRFVPPTWTYECDEDLVHFLYDHIGKEDENLGSVKQYVDSIDVSSYTEDFNVSCLTDSHADTYWESDGSQGQHWVRLNMKKGTIVKKLLLTVDTTDENFMPKRVAVYGGEGDNLKKLNDVGIDESYIGDVCVLEDMTTHLPVIEIRIVECRDDGIDVRLRGIKIKSSRQRDLGLSADMFQLPNLVRYPRLEGTDPDLLYRRAVLIQRFIKLLDSVLHHLVPAWDHTVGTFSKLKHIKQFLLLSKRRTALITQCLKDSETSKPNFMPRLYINRRLAMEHRDNPALDPSCKNAVFTQVYEGLKPSDKFEKPLDYRWPLRYDQWWECKFIAEGIIDQGGGFRDSLADMSEELCPSSADTPVPLPFFVRTSNQGNGTGEARDMYVPNPSCKDFPKYEWIGQIMGAALRGKEFLVLALPGFVWKQLTGEEVSWSKDFPAVDSVLVKLLEVMEVMDKDTFEFKFGNELTYTTVLSDQRMVELIPNGSSTVVRYEDRKEFIRLVQKARLEESKEQIMAMQAGLLKVVPQAVLDLLTWQELEKKVCGDPEVTVDALKKLTRFEDFEPLDTRVQYFWEALNNFTNEDRSRFLRFVTGRSRLPARIYIYPDKMGSETTDALPESSTCSSTLFLPNYATAKVCEEKLRYAAYNCVAIDTDMSPWEE; this is encoded by the exons atggagcaggatgaggccgCAGTAGAGAAGCTTCG GTTTGTGCCCCCAACATGGACTTATGAATGTGACGAAGACCTGGTGCATTTCCTGTATGATCACATTGGGAAGGAGGATGAGAACTTGGGCAGCGTCAAGCAGTATGTGGACAGCATCGATGTCTCGTCCTACACG GAGGACTTCAATGTGTCATGCTTGACTGACAGCCACGCCGACACATACTGGGAGAGTGACGGATCCCAGGGCCAGCACTGGGTGCGGCTCAACATGAAGAAAGGCACCATTGTCAA GAAGCTCCTACTGACAGTGGATACCACCGATGAGAACTTCATGCCCAAGCGGGTCGCCGTGTATGGGGGCGAGGGGGACAATCTGAAGAAACTGAATGATGTCGGGATTGATGA GAGCTACATTGGGGATGTGTGCGTCCTTGAGGACATGACAACACACCTGCCTGTCATCGAGATCCGGATTGTGGAGTGCAGAG ATGATGGGATTGATGTTCGCCTCAGAGGCATCAAAATCAAGTCCTCCCGACAGAGGGACTTGGGACTCAGTGCTGACATGTTCCAGCTGCCCAATTTAGTGCGCTACCCTCGCCTAGAAGGGACAGACCCTGACCTGCTGTACCGACGGGCTGTGCTCATTCAAAG GTTTATCAAACTCCTGGACAGTGTCCTGCATCACCTGGTGCCAGCCTGGGACCACACTGTTGGCACGTTCAGCAAACTCAAG CATATCAAGCAGTTCTTGCTGCTGTCCAAGAGGCGCACAGCTCTCATTACCCAGTGTCTGAAGGACTCGGAGACCAGCAAGCCCAATTTCATGCCACGGCTCTATATTAACCGACGCCTGGCTATGGAGCACCGAGATAACCCTGCCCTGGACCCCAGCTGCAAGAACGCTGTCTTCACCCAG GTGTATGAAGGCCTGAAACCCTCGGACAAGTTTGAAAAGCCTCTAGATTATAG GTGGCCGTTGCGTTATGACCAGTGGTGGGAGTGCAAATTCATCGCAGAGGGCATCATCGACCAAG GTGGTGGTTTTCGGGACAGCCTGGCGGACATGTCAGAGGAGCTGTGTCCCAGCTCAGCAGACACCCCCGTGCCTCTGCCCTTCTTTGTGCGCACATCCAACCAG GGTAATGGCACTGGAGAAGCCAGGGACATGTACGTCCCCAACCCCTCCTGTAAAGACTTCCCAAAATATGAGTGGATCGGGCAGATCATGGGAGCAGCTCTGAGGGGCAAGGAGTTTCTG GTCCTGGCTCTTCCTGGCTTTGTATGGAAACAATTAACAGGGGAGGAGGTCAGCTGGAGCAAAGACTTCCCTGCCgtggactctgtgctg GTGAAGCTCCTGGAGGTGATGGAAGTCATGGACAAAGACACCTTTGAGTTCAAATTTGGGAATGAGCTGACCTACACGACGGTGCTGAGTGACCAGCGCATGGTGGAGCTCATCCCCAatggcagcagcactgtggtgCGCTATGAGGATCGCAAGGAGTTCATCCGCCTGGTGCAAAAGGCTCGACTAGAAGAGAGCAAGGAGCAG ATCATGGCCATGCAGGCTGGGCTGCTGAAGGTGGTGCCCCAAGCTGTTCTTGATCTCCTCACCTggcaagagctggaaaaaaaagtctgtggagACCCTGAAGTCACAGTTGATGCTCTGAAGAAGCTCA CCCGATTTGAGGACTTTGAGCCATTAGACACCCGTGTTCAGTACTTCTGGGAAGCACTCAACAACTTCACCAATG AGGATCGCAGCCGCTTCCTCAGATTTGTGACTGGCAGAAGCCGCCTTCCAGCACGGATCTACATCTATCCAGACAAGATGGG CTCTGAGACAACAGATGCTTTGCCGGAGTcgtccacctgctccagcacccTCTTCTTGCCCAACTATGCCAC
- the HECTD3 gene encoding E3 ubiquitin-protein ligase HECTD3 isoform X1: MRAGGEAPHQVLGRLRFLLQCSECFRRARALPAALCYVPREVQYKICKDPAAAAAAAAARSLLSVWDSPGPARGGKRAARATIEVRKGGCLRATGEEYCNGAGLWVKLSKEQLEEYKSGCELEEGWVLVCKHADGGDRLVPVESTERIQRQQQLFGVDYKPVIRWEQVVDLTYSLRLGAKPKPMEQDEAAVEKLRFVPPTWTYECDEDLVHFLYDHIGKEDENLGSVKQYVDSIDVSSYTEDFNVSCLTDSHADTYWESDGSQGQHWVRLNMKKGTIVKKLLLTVDTTDENFMPKRVAVYGGEGDNLKKLNDVGIDESYIGDVCVLEDMTTHLPVIEIRIVECRDDGIDVRLRGIKIKSSRQRDLGLSADMFQLPNLVRYPRLEGTDPDLLYRRAVLIQRFIKLLDSVLHHLVPAWDHTVGTFSKLKHIKQFLLLSKRRTALITQCLKDSETSKPNFMPRLYINRRLAMEHRDNPALDPSCKNAVFTQVYEGLKPSDKFEKPLDYRWPLRYDQWWECKFIAEGIIDQGGGFRDSLADMSEELCPSSADTPVPLPFFVRTSNQGNGTGEARDMYVPNPSCKDFPKYEWIGQIMGAALRGKEFLVLALPGFVWKQLTGEEVSWSKDFPAVDSVLVKLLEVMEVMDKDTFEFKFGNELTYTTVLSDQRMVELIPNGSSTVVRYEDRKEFIRLVQKARLEESKEQIMAMQAGLLKVVPQAVLDLLTWQELEKKVCGDPEVTVDALKKLTRFEDFEPLDTRVQYFWEALNNFTNEDRSRFLRFVTGRSRLPARIYIYPDKMGSETTDALPESSTCSSTLFLPNYATAKVCEEKLRYAAYNCVAIDTDMSPWEE; the protein is encoded by the exons ATGCGTGCGGGCGGGGAAGCGCCGCACCAGGTGCTGGGCCGGCTGCGGTTCCTGCTGCAGTGCAGCGAGTGCTTCCGCCGcgcccgggcgctgcccgccgcgctcTGCTACGTGCCGCGGGAGGTGCAGTACAAGATCTGCAaggaccccgccgccgccgccgctgccgccgccgcccgcagcctgCTCAGCGTGTGGGACAGCCCAgggccggcgcggggcggcaAGCGGGCGGCGAGGGCCACCATCGAGGTGCGGAAGGGCGGCTGCCTCCGCGCCACCGGCGAGGAGTACTGCAACGGCGCCGGGCTCTGGGTCAAGCTCAGCAAG gagcagctggaggagtaCAAGAGCGGCTGCGAGCTGGAGGAGGGCTGGGTGCTGGTGTGCAAGCACGCTGACGGCGGGGACCGGCTGGTGCCGGTGGAGTCCACGGAGCGGAtccagcggcagcagcagctcttcggGGTTGACTACAAACCCGTCATCAG ATGGGAGCAGGTGGTGGATCTGACGTACTCCCTGCGCCTCGGAGCGAAGCCCAAGCCCatggagcaggatgaggccgCAGTAGAGAAGCTTCG GTTTGTGCCCCCAACATGGACTTATGAATGTGACGAAGACCTGGTGCATTTCCTGTATGATCACATTGGGAAGGAGGATGAGAACTTGGGCAGCGTCAAGCAGTATGTGGACAGCATCGATGTCTCGTCCTACACG GAGGACTTCAATGTGTCATGCTTGACTGACAGCCACGCCGACACATACTGGGAGAGTGACGGATCCCAGGGCCAGCACTGGGTGCGGCTCAACATGAAGAAAGGCACCATTGTCAA GAAGCTCCTACTGACAGTGGATACCACCGATGAGAACTTCATGCCCAAGCGGGTCGCCGTGTATGGGGGCGAGGGGGACAATCTGAAGAAACTGAATGATGTCGGGATTGATGA GAGCTACATTGGGGATGTGTGCGTCCTTGAGGACATGACAACACACCTGCCTGTCATCGAGATCCGGATTGTGGAGTGCAGAG ATGATGGGATTGATGTTCGCCTCAGAGGCATCAAAATCAAGTCCTCCCGACAGAGGGACTTGGGACTCAGTGCTGACATGTTCCAGCTGCCCAATTTAGTGCGCTACCCTCGCCTAGAAGGGACAGACCCTGACCTGCTGTACCGACGGGCTGTGCTCATTCAAAG GTTTATCAAACTCCTGGACAGTGTCCTGCATCACCTGGTGCCAGCCTGGGACCACACTGTTGGCACGTTCAGCAAACTCAAG CATATCAAGCAGTTCTTGCTGCTGTCCAAGAGGCGCACAGCTCTCATTACCCAGTGTCTGAAGGACTCGGAGACCAGCAAGCCCAATTTCATGCCACGGCTCTATATTAACCGACGCCTGGCTATGGAGCACCGAGATAACCCTGCCCTGGACCCCAGCTGCAAGAACGCTGTCTTCACCCAG GTGTATGAAGGCCTGAAACCCTCGGACAAGTTTGAAAAGCCTCTAGATTATAG GTGGCCGTTGCGTTATGACCAGTGGTGGGAGTGCAAATTCATCGCAGAGGGCATCATCGACCAAG GTGGTGGTTTTCGGGACAGCCTGGCGGACATGTCAGAGGAGCTGTGTCCCAGCTCAGCAGACACCCCCGTGCCTCTGCCCTTCTTTGTGCGCACATCCAACCAG GGTAATGGCACTGGAGAAGCCAGGGACATGTACGTCCCCAACCCCTCCTGTAAAGACTTCCCAAAATATGAGTGGATCGGGCAGATCATGGGAGCAGCTCTGAGGGGCAAGGAGTTTCTG GTCCTGGCTCTTCCTGGCTTTGTATGGAAACAATTAACAGGGGAGGAGGTCAGCTGGAGCAAAGACTTCCCTGCCgtggactctgtgctg GTGAAGCTCCTGGAGGTGATGGAAGTCATGGACAAAGACACCTTTGAGTTCAAATTTGGGAATGAGCTGACCTACACGACGGTGCTGAGTGACCAGCGCATGGTGGAGCTCATCCCCAatggcagcagcactgtggtgCGCTATGAGGATCGCAAGGAGTTCATCCGCCTGGTGCAAAAGGCTCGACTAGAAGAGAGCAAGGAGCAG ATCATGGCCATGCAGGCTGGGCTGCTGAAGGTGGTGCCCCAAGCTGTTCTTGATCTCCTCACCTggcaagagctggaaaaaaaagtctgtggagACCCTGAAGTCACAGTTGATGCTCTGAAGAAGCTCA CCCGATTTGAGGACTTTGAGCCATTAGACACCCGTGTTCAGTACTTCTGGGAAGCACTCAACAACTTCACCAATG AGGATCGCAGCCGCTTCCTCAGATTTGTGACTGGCAGAAGCCGCCTTCCAGCACGGATCTACATCTATCCAGACAAGATGGG CTCTGAGACAACAGATGCTTTGCCGGAGTcgtccacctgctccagcacccTCTTCTTGCCCAACTATGCCAC